One part of the Vitis riparia cultivar Riparia Gloire de Montpellier isolate 1030 chromosome 6, EGFV_Vit.rip_1.0, whole genome shotgun sequence genome encodes these proteins:
- the LOC117917067 gene encoding glucan endo-1,3-beta-glucosidase-like: MAAKLPSLLLLLVLFHNLSAVYSIGVNYGTVADNLASPSEVAAFIKDKTIFDRVKIFDTNPDIINAFANTGIGLTVTVVNLDIPKLVHPNEATNWVATNIVPFYQKTKINYICVGNEITMSGISDLIVNLVPAMKAIHAALQAAGINDIKVTTPHPFSIMASSSPPSSGKFAMEFEQSLLIPMLQFHRETNSPFTVNPYPYFAYSGDLRNFLLFGENEGAHDQATGLTYTNMFDAMVDSVYSAMKSAGFGDVSLVVGETGWSSVGDPGRGIGMEEAKLYNANLIKHITSGKGTPLMPGKPLETYIFALFNENQKPGPSEQNFGLLKPDFSPVYESGCLRGGQQEQEFETAQPLEGEKTWCVPKRGAPIASLQLNLDFACATGVDCTAIQKGGDCSIPYSVWSHASYAMNSYYQSHGRTMESCDFKNTGRVTTINPSYAQCIYLS, from the exons ATGGCGGCAAAACTACCGtctcttctcctcctcctcgtTCTCTTCCACAACTTGTCTGCCGTGTATTCAATTGGAGTCAACTACGGCACTGTCGCAGACAACCTGGCATCACCATCTGAAGTGGCGGCCTTTATCAAAGATAAAACCATCTTTGACAGAGTGAAGATCTTCGACACCAACCCCGATATCATCAACGCGTTCGCCAACACTGGCATTGGCTTGACTGTCACCGTCGTCAATTTGGATATCCCCAAACTCGTTCACCCCAACGAGGCTACTAACTGGGTCGCCACCAACATCGTCCCATTCtaccaaaaaaccaaaatcaacTACATCTGTGTTGGTAACGAGATCACCATGTCCGGCATTAGTGACCTCATCGTAAACCTCGTTCCGGCGATGAAGGCGATCCACGCGGCTCTACAAGCCGCTGGCATCAATGACATTAAGGTCACAACTCCTCACCCTTTCAGTATAATGGCCAGCTCCAGCCCACCCAGCTCTGGTAAATTTGCGATGGAATTCGAACAGAGCTTATTGATCCCGATGCTCCAATTTCACCGGGAAACCAACTCTCCGTTCACGGTGAACCCCTACCCCTACTTTGCATACTCTGGGGATCTCAGGAACTTCTTGTTGTTCGGTGAAAACGAGGGCGCACACGACCAGGCAACTGGGCTTACCTACACTAACATGTTCGATGCTATGGTCGACTCTGTTTACTCCGCCATGAAGAGCGCGGGTTTCGGCGACGTCAGCCTTGTTGTGGGCGAAACCGGGTGGTCGTCGGTGGGTGACCCCGGCAGAGGTATTGGGATGGAGGAAGCCAAACTTTATAACGCAAACCTCATCAAGCACATTACCTCCGGCAAAGGGACGCCACTGATGCCTGGAAAACCCTTGGAAACCTACATTTTCGCTTTGTTCAACGAGAACCAGAAACCGGGCCCTTCAGAGCAGAATTTTGGGCTGTTGAAACCCGACTTCAGTCCCGTCTACGAGTCGGGTTGTTTACGAGGAGGCCAGCAAGAGCAGGAATTTGAGACAGCCCAG CCTCTTGAAGGGGAGAAAACATGGTGCGTTCCTAAACGCGGCGCCCCCATTGCCTCGCTGCAGTTGAATTTAGACTTTGCATGCGCCACCGGTGTGGATTGCACAGCGATACAAAAGGGAGGGGATTGCTCCATCCCCTACAGCGTGTGGTCACATGCAAGCTACGCCATGAACAGTTACTATCAAAGCCATGGTCGCACCATGGAGAGCTGCGATTTCAAGAACACCGGAAGAGTCACCACTATCAACCCCA GTTATGCACAGTGTATCTACCTTTCTTGA